From Erwinia pyri, a single genomic window includes:
- a CDS encoding GNAT family N-acetyltransferase, translated as MEKIEYQILTAAQAESEQMALYHVLYACVAEGASIGFTSLDAKPMQRLWQGMITSLTEGNKQLIVARQNGEIVATVIVVLDMPPNGAHRAEIAKLLVHPKARRQGIARLLLQQAEKLARQAGRSLAVLDTRSGDVAEQLYLSQGWLVCGQIPGYAISTEGIADATTVMYKFLQ; from the coding sequence ATGGAAAAGATTGAGTATCAGATCCTTACTGCCGCCCAGGCAGAATCGGAACAGATGGCCTTATATCACGTGCTTTATGCCTGTGTGGCAGAGGGCGCCAGCATTGGATTTACCTCTCTGGATGCCAAACCGATGCAGCGTTTATGGCAGGGTATGATCACAAGCCTGACAGAGGGCAATAAACAGCTGATTGTCGCCCGGCAGAACGGGGAGATTGTGGCGACAGTGATAGTGGTGCTGGATATGCCACCAAACGGCGCGCATCGGGCTGAAATAGCCAAACTGCTGGTGCATCCCAAAGCGAGACGCCAGGGCATTGCCCGCCTCCTGCTGCAACAGGCTGAAAAGCTGGCGCGGCAGGCGGGACGATCTTTGGCGGTGCTGGATACCCGCTCGGGTGATGTGGCAGAGCAGCTCTATCTGTCGCAGGGGTGGCTGGTATGCGGGCAGATCCCCGGTTATGCGATCTCAACTGAAGGCATAGCAGATGCCACCACCGTGATGTACAAATTTTTGCAGTGA
- the dinG gene encoding ATP-dependent DNA helicase DinG, protein MALSAALKAQIAEWYKALQQQIPDFIPRAPQRQMIAEVAKTLAGDDGRHLAIEAPTGVGKTLSYLIPGIAVSRAEEKPLVVSTANVALQDQIFSKDLPLLKKIIPDLRFTAAFGRGRYVCPRNLSALATDEEKQGDLLLFLDEQMTASKDERALCTTLEKNLNRHQWDGLRDHCDDTIEDSLWQRLSTDKANCLGSNCHWFRECPFYVARREIENADVVVANHALVMAALETESVLPPPKNLLLVLDEGHHLPDVARDALEMSGEITPGWNTLQLDLFCRLVEQCLAQFRPKRPPGLSNPERLKAHCEEVREQLQQLSHILAQLLPPGNQEGEYRFEMGLLPEEVLTLCARLFKLCDGLRGLAEALLNDLSEKSGQFDVVRLHRALIQMNKALGWFEASSKLWKLAAMEKASGAPVSKWASREIRDGNAHLMFHCAGIRVSDQLEKLLWRKIPHVVLTSATLRSLSSFQRLQEMSGLSEKVGDRFVALDSPFNHIEQGKLVIPQMQYEPMLANEVKHLAEMAHFFRAQIKLGLHKGILVLFASGRAMQQFLSYLPELRLMMLVQGDRPRPALVALHRKRVEQGETSILVGLQSFAEGLDLKGDLLSQVHIHKIAFPPVDSPVILTEGEWLKSLRRYPFEVQSLPSASFNLIQQVGRLIRSHDCFGEIVIYDRRLLSKSYGARLLGALPVFPIEQPAMPEGELPKASLAPAAKRPSPRRRR, encoded by the coding sequence ATGGCGTTATCTGCCGCGTTAAAAGCGCAAATTGCGGAGTGGTATAAAGCCCTTCAGCAACAAATTCCTGACTTTATTCCCCGCGCGCCGCAGCGGCAGATGATTGCCGAAGTGGCGAAAACGCTGGCGGGGGATGATGGCCGCCATCTGGCGATTGAAGCGCCCACGGGCGTGGGGAAAACCCTTTCTTACCTGATCCCCGGGATCGCCGTCAGCCGCGCGGAAGAGAAACCGCTGGTGGTGAGTACGGCCAACGTGGCGCTCCAGGATCAGATTTTCAGCAAAGATTTGCCGCTGCTGAAAAAGATCATCCCGGATCTGCGTTTTACCGCCGCCTTTGGCCGTGGCCGCTATGTCTGCCCGCGTAACCTGTCCGCTCTGGCAACCGATGAGGAGAAACAGGGCGATCTGCTGCTGTTTTTAGATGAGCAGATGACCGCCAGCAAGGATGAACGGGCGCTCTGTACCACGCTTGAAAAAAATCTTAACCGACATCAGTGGGATGGCCTGCGCGATCACTGTGACGATACCATCGAAGATTCGCTCTGGCAGCGCCTGAGCACCGATAAAGCCAACTGTCTTGGCAGCAACTGCCACTGGTTCCGCGAGTGCCCATTCTATGTGGCGAGGCGGGAAATAGAAAACGCGGATGTGGTGGTGGCGAACCACGCTCTGGTGATGGCGGCGCTGGAAACCGAATCGGTGCTGCCGCCACCCAAAAATCTGCTGCTGGTGCTGGACGAAGGCCATCATCTGCCTGACGTGGCGCGGGATGCGCTGGAAATGAGCGGGGAAATCACACCCGGCTGGAATACCCTGCAGCTTGATCTCTTCTGCCGTCTGGTGGAGCAGTGCCTGGCCCAGTTTCGCCCGAAAAGGCCGCCAGGACTGAGCAACCCTGAACGTCTGAAGGCGCACTGTGAAGAGGTGCGCGAGCAGTTGCAGCAGCTTTCTCATATTCTTGCCCAACTGCTGCCGCCTGGCAATCAGGAGGGCGAATACCGTTTTGAAATGGGGCTGCTGCCTGAAGAGGTGCTGACCCTCTGCGCCCGCCTGTTCAAACTGTGCGATGGCCTGCGCGGGCTGGCGGAAGCGTTGCTGAACGATTTAAGCGAAAAGTCCGGACAGTTTGATGTGGTCAGGCTGCACCGCGCGCTGATCCAGATGAACAAAGCGCTCGGCTGGTTTGAAGCCAGCAGCAAGCTCTGGAAACTGGCGGCGATGGAGAAAGCCTCTGGCGCGCCGGTCTCTAAATGGGCGAGCAGGGAGATCCGCGATGGCAACGCCCACCTGATGTTTCACTGCGCCGGGATCCGCGTCAGCGATCAGCTGGAAAAGCTGCTGTGGCGCAAAATCCCCCATGTGGTGCTGACCTCCGCCACGCTGCGCTCGCTAAGCAGTTTCCAGCGCCTGCAGGAGATGTCCGGCCTGTCGGAGAAGGTGGGCGACCGTTTTGTGGCGCTCGATTCGCCGTTTAACCATATTGAGCAGGGCAAGCTGGTGATCCCGCAGATGCAGTATGAGCCGATGCTCGCTAACGAAGTGAAGCATCTGGCGGAGATGGCGCACTTCTTCCGGGCGCAAATCAAACTTGGCCTGCACAAAGGCATCCTGGTGCTGTTTGCCAGCGGCCGTGCGATGCAGCAGTTCCTCTCTTATCTTCCTGAGCTGCGCCTGATGATGCTGGTACAGGGCGACCGGCCCCGGCCTGCGCTGGTGGCGCTGCACCGCAAGCGCGTGGAGCAGGGGGAAACCAGCATTCTGGTAGGGTTACAATCTTTTGCCGAAGGGCTGGATCTGAAAGGGGATTTGCTGTCGCAGGTGCATATTCATAAAATTGCTTTCCCTCCGGTGGACAGCCCGGTTATTTTGACCGAGGGAGAGTGGCTGAAAAGCCTGAGGCGTTACCCGTTTGAAGTACAGAGTCTGCCCAGCGCCTCGTTTAATCTGATCCAGCAGGTCGGCAGGCTGATCCGCAGTCATGACTGCTTTGGTGAAATTGTCATTTACGACCGGCGACTACTGAGCAAAAGCTACGGTGCCCGCCTGCTGGGGGCGCTGCCGGTTTTCCCGATAGAGCAGCCAGCAATGCCGGAAGGCGAATTACCCAAAGCGAGCCTGGCCCCTGCGGCAAAGAGACCTTCACCGCGCCGTCGTCGCTAA
- a CDS encoding DUF3750 domain-containing protein, which produces MLYLKIITLGFLCVMLLSFGQSYYKATHSGVELSGQSWSTARRDSAELAPDPLTFRQTAIVQVYVAPTFGWRGLFAVHPWIIFKKAGETEFSRYEVVSWGSSNVIRENYALADGYWFGAKPQMIVDHRGAAAAAMIPQIEQAIKSYPWPHTYRVWPGPNSNTFLAHIGREVPALRLDLPANAIGKDFRPLKNPVGLPPSGRGLQLSLLGVLGLTLGGEEGLEVNILGFNMGIDVKSPALRLPFVGRLGQTKLESDAAG; this is translated from the coding sequence ATGCTCTATTTGAAAATCATTACCTTAGGCTTTCTCTGCGTCATGCTGCTCTCGTTTGGCCAGAGCTACTATAAAGCTACGCACAGCGGTGTGGAGCTGAGCGGCCAGAGCTGGTCTACCGCAAGACGCGACTCTGCGGAGCTGGCGCCGGATCCGCTGACGTTCCGTCAGACGGCCATTGTGCAGGTCTATGTTGCCCCAACCTTTGGCTGGCGGGGACTGTTTGCCGTGCACCCCTGGATCATATTTAAAAAGGCAGGGGAGACAGAGTTCAGCCGTTATGAAGTGGTGAGCTGGGGCAGCAGTAACGTTATCCGTGAGAACTATGCGCTGGCGGACGGCTACTGGTTCGGCGCGAAACCCCAGATGATTGTTGACCATCGCGGGGCGGCAGCGGCGGCAATGATCCCGCAGATTGAGCAGGCGATAAAAAGCTATCCCTGGCCACACACCTACCGGGTCTGGCCCGGCCCCAACAGCAACACTTTTCTGGCGCACATTGGCAGGGAAGTGCCAGCGCTACGGCTGGATCTGCCTGCCAATGCCATCGGGAAGGATTTCCGCCCGCTCAAAAATCCGGTTGGCCTGCCGCCGTCAGGTCGTGGGCTGCAGCTTTCACTGCTGGGCGTGCTGGGTCTGACCCTGGGCGGAGAAGAGGGGCTGGAAGTGAATATTCTGGGCTTCAATATGGGGATCGATGTGAAGTCCCCGGCGCTGCGCCTGCCTTTTGTCGGCCGTTTAGGGCAAACCAAGCTGGAGAGTGACGCCGCGGGGTAA
- a CDS encoding iron-containing alcohol dehydrogenase family protein, which translates to MSEQNLVFPARVLRGAGVIHQLGEICRELGQRALLIGGHQALKAVEPQVRTQLADAEVTLLGCEWFGGETSLAQIQRLGDLATSLKADVIIAAGGGKSLDTCKAVGAEHNLPVITIPTIAATCSAVTPLSIRYDDHGNFHDIFPLPQAPAAVIIDSELLAQAPLRWLAAGLGDTLAKWYEFRAVSQRHPPVDASAKSSLAHSLICYEVIAQHGAKACEAVRRDLPDHHLDQVLDVIFTFAGLTSLMSNGAHAAAAHAIYEGFTFCDKTREFGHGLLVGYGNLCLLALENRADDELLHEMALARQCSVPLSLKEIADLTDEELAMIVRESVQAPDMENMAHPVTVEALYQAISRVEALAAGL; encoded by the coding sequence ATGTCTGAACAAAATCTGGTTTTTCCTGCACGCGTGCTGCGTGGTGCAGGCGTTATTCATCAGTTAGGTGAGATCTGTCGGGAACTGGGCCAGCGCGCGCTGTTAATTGGCGGGCATCAGGCGCTAAAAGCGGTGGAGCCGCAGGTTCGCACCCAGCTTGCCGATGCTGAAGTCACCCTGCTGGGCTGCGAATGGTTTGGTGGCGAAACCTCACTGGCGCAGATTCAACGTCTGGGGGATCTGGCAACCTCACTGAAGGCGGACGTGATTATCGCTGCAGGCGGCGGGAAGTCGCTGGATACCTGTAAAGCGGTAGGGGCAGAGCATAACCTGCCGGTGATCACCATTCCAACCATTGCCGCCACCTGTTCGGCCGTCACGCCGCTGAGTATTCGTTATGATGATCATGGAAACTTTCACGATATTTTCCCGCTTCCTCAGGCACCGGCAGCGGTGATTATCGACAGCGAGCTGCTGGCGCAGGCGCCCTTGCGCTGGCTGGCGGCTGGCCTGGGCGATACGCTGGCAAAATGGTATGAGTTCCGCGCCGTCAGCCAGCGCCATCCGCCGGTTGATGCCAGTGCGAAGTCTTCGCTGGCACACAGCCTGATTTGCTATGAAGTGATTGCCCAACATGGGGCAAAAGCGTGTGAAGCGGTGCGCAGGGATCTGCCGGATCATCATCTGGATCAGGTGCTGGATGTTATCTTTACCTTTGCCGGGCTGACCTCACTGATGAGCAACGGTGCCCATGCAGCGGCTGCACACGCCATCTATGAAGGCTTTACTTTCTGCGACAAAACCCGCGAATTCGGTCACGGTCTGCTGGTGGGCTACGGTAATCTCTGCCTGCTGGCGCTGGAGAACCGTGCTGATGACGAGCTGCTGCATGAGATGGCGCTGGCCCGCCAGTGTAGCGTACCGCTCAGCCTGAAGGAAATTGCCGATCTGACCGACGAAGAGCTGGCGATGATTGTTCGCGAATCGGTGCAGGCGCCAGATATGGAAAATATGGCGCATCCGGTCACCGTTGAGGCGTTGTATCAGGCTATCAGCCGGGTGGAAGCGCTGGCGGCCGGGCTGTAA
- a CDS encoding GNAT family N-acetyltransferase: protein MVSPGEVTSEEAKKLLAMLSMILHDITGSDGRASFNAEEVAHPRACFALARNTQGEAVGCGAIRPLAGEKDVAELKRMFASPGTWGVGHALLSFLEGEARKRGYREIWLETRKANERAVSFYLRNGYRIRENFGRYVGREEAVCLGRLL from the coding sequence ATGGTCAGCCCTGGAGAGGTCACCAGCGAAGAAGCAAAAAAGCTGCTGGCAATGTTATCCATGATTTTACACGACATAACCGGTAGCGACGGGCGAGCCAGCTTCAATGCTGAAGAGGTTGCACACCCTCGTGCCTGTTTTGCTCTTGCACGTAATACTCAGGGTGAAGCGGTAGGGTGTGGGGCAATAAGGCCCCTGGCCGGAGAAAAAGATGTTGCAGAGTTAAAAAGGATGTTCGCCTCTCCTGGCACCTGGGGAGTGGGCCATGCGCTGCTTTCTTTCCTCGAAGGGGAAGCAAGAAAAAGGGGATATCGGGAAATCTGGCTGGAAACACGCAAGGCCAATGAACGAGCTGTCAGTTTTTATTTAAGAAACGGCTACCGGATCCGTGAAAATTTTGGCCGCTATGTGGGTCGGGAAGAGGCCGTTTGCCTGGGACGTCTGCTCTGA